A region from the Saccharomonospora azurea NA-128 genome encodes:
- a CDS encoding Ppx/GppA phosphatase family protein, which produces MPRVAAIDCGTNSIRLLVAELTHRHDGSVDLRDLHREMRIVRLGQGVDATGRLAPEALERTREALQAYAIAARRKGVERLRMVATSATRDASNRDEFFSMTRDLLGSEAEVISGDEEARLSFAGAVGEQDSEDGPFLVVDVGGGSTELVLGAWDGREADVWAARSVDIGCVRLTERTLHSDPPTAEEIAEARELVARTLEPAFEAVDVSKASRWIGVAGTVTTLSALAQKLPEYDSERTHLSTIARTDLDTVVDEVLASDRDTRAANPVIHPGRVDVIGGGGLIVRTLAEEIARRGGPADPLVVSEHDILDGIALSLA; this is translated from the coding sequence ATGCCACGGGTAGCTGCCATCGACTGCGGGACCAACTCCATTCGTCTGCTCGTCGCCGAGCTGACACACCGGCACGACGGAAGCGTCGACCTCCGGGATCTGCACCGCGAGATGCGGATCGTGCGGCTCGGTCAGGGCGTCGACGCCACCGGCAGGCTCGCACCCGAGGCGCTGGAGCGGACCCGTGAAGCCCTGCAGGCGTACGCGATCGCGGCGCGGCGCAAGGGTGTCGAGCGGCTGCGCATGGTGGCGACGTCCGCGACGCGCGACGCGAGCAATCGGGACGAGTTCTTCTCGATGACGCGCGACCTGCTCGGCAGCGAGGCCGAGGTCATCAGCGGCGACGAGGAGGCGCGGCTGTCGTTCGCGGGCGCGGTGGGCGAGCAGGACTCCGAGGACGGTCCGTTCCTCGTCGTCGACGTCGGGGGCGGCTCCACCGAGCTCGTGCTGGGTGCCTGGGACGGCCGGGAGGCGGACGTGTGGGCGGCCCGTTCGGTCGACATCGGGTGTGTGCGGCTCACCGAGCGCACCCTGCACTCGGACCCGCCCACGGCCGAGGAGATCGCCGAGGCGCGGGAGCTGGTGGCGCGCACGTTGGAGCCCGCGTTCGAGGCGGTGGACGTGTCGAAGGCGAGCCGGTGGATCGGCGTCGCGGGCACCGTGACCACCCTGTCGGCGCTCGCGCAGAAGCTTCCCGAGTACGACTCCGAGCGCACGCACCTGTCGACCATCGCGCGCACGGACCTGGACACCGTGGTCGACGAGGTGCTCGCCTCCGACCGCGACACGCGTGCGGCGAACCCCGTGATCCATCCGGGCCGGGTGGACGTCATCGGCGGCGGCGGCCTGATCGTGCGCACCCTGGCGGAGGAGATCGCCCGGCGCGGCGGCCCGGCCGACCCCCTGGTCGTGAGCGAGCACGACATCCTCGACGGCATCGCGCTCTCCCTCGCCTGA
- a CDS encoding lytic transglycosylase domain-containing protein, whose product MGARGGRGASARSGIGRKATIAVLSGSLAILPVLVVSDSTARWWGLPERDSTSSPLEGGRPNALGRVSVDGSLPDSVTPEELSLYDEPAEGTLGIPHSALDAYRRAATQVAAEHPGCNIDWALLASIGRIESNHASGGYVDSAGDTLEAILGPVLDGQGDVAAIPDTDGGRYDGDTTWDRAVGPMQFIPSTWAHYAADGNGDGVTDPNNIHDAAVAAGRYLCSGGVDLSDSEQLRAAVYRYNNSWAYVDTVIRWAKAYRNGVTTLPDSDLPSAVPETLLAHGAGQGHDGSFGAHPPSGGAEPTPPPGSTDPAPDKPGTPGESEDADPKPTDPKPTEPSDPTDPPATDPTDPTDPSDPSDPSDPSDPSDPSDPSDPSDPSDPSDPTDPGPTDPEEPTDPPDPTDPPTTEPEPDPGECDPDDGEESETGTPTTTPTPTPTAVGTTDTTTASSTSSESSMPGDSDPTDPDEPTDPPCEDDDTGDGKDDGTGEGESAPEQTSATRESGAGED is encoded by the coding sequence TTGGGTGCTCGCGGTGGAAGAGGCGCGTCCGCGCGTTCCGGGATCGGCCGCAAGGCCACCATCGCGGTGCTCAGTGGGTCTCTCGCGATTCTTCCGGTGCTCGTCGTCAGCGACAGCACAGCCCGCTGGTGGGGCCTCCCGGAGCGGGACAGCACGTCGTCGCCGCTGGAGGGGGGCAGGCCGAACGCGCTGGGCCGGGTTTCGGTCGACGGCAGTCTGCCCGACTCCGTGACTCCCGAGGAGCTGAGCCTGTACGACGAGCCCGCGGAAGGGACTCTCGGCATTCCCCACTCGGCACTCGACGCGTACCGCCGCGCGGCGACTCAGGTTGCGGCCGAACATCCGGGCTGCAACATCGACTGGGCGTTGCTCGCGAGTATCGGGCGGATCGAGTCCAACCACGCGTCCGGCGGGTACGTCGACTCGGCCGGCGACACGCTGGAAGCGATCCTCGGCCCGGTGCTCGACGGCCAGGGCGACGTCGCGGCGATCCCGGACACGGACGGCGGCCGTTACGACGGGGACACGACGTGGGACCGCGCCGTCGGCCCGATGCAGTTCATCCCGTCGACGTGGGCCCACTACGCCGCCGACGGCAACGGCGACGGCGTCACCGACCCCAACAACATCCACGACGCGGCCGTCGCGGCGGGCCGGTACCTGTGCTCCGGTGGTGTCGACCTGTCGGACTCGGAACAGCTGCGCGCCGCCGTCTACCGCTACAACAACTCGTGGGCGTACGTCGACACCGTGATCCGCTGGGCCAAGGCCTACCGCAACGGTGTGACGACCCTGCCCGACAGCGACCTGCCGTCGGCGGTGCCCGAAACCCTGCTCGCGCACGGGGCGGGCCAAGGGCACGACGGCTCGTTCGGTGCTCACCCGCCGTCGGGTGGAGCGGAGCCGACGCCACCACCGGGATCCACCGACCCCGCGCCCGACAAGCCCGGGACACCGGGCGAGTCCGAGGACGCCGACCCGAAGCCGACCGACCCCAAGCCGACGGAGCCGTCGGACCCGACGGACCCGCCTGCCACGGACCCGACCGACCCGACCGACCCGAGCGACCCGAGCGACCCGAGCGACCCGAGCGACCCGAGCGACCCGAGCGACCCGAGCGACCCGAGCGACCCGAGCGACCCGAGCGACCCGACCGATCCGGGGCCCACGGATCCGGAGGAGCCGACCGACCCGCCGGACCCCACGGATCCACCGACGACCGAACCCGAGCCGGACCCCGGCGAGTGCGATCCGGATGACGGCGAGGAGTCGGAGACCGGCACACCGACCACCACGCCGACCCCGACGCCGACTGCTGTCGGCACCACGGACACCACGACCGCGTCGTCCACGTCGTCCGAGTCGTCCATGCCCGGGGACTCCGACCCGACGGACCCCGACGAGCCCACCGACCCACCGTGCGAGGACGACGACACGGGCGACGGGAAGGACGACGGCACGGGCGAGGGCGAATCCGCCCCGGAGCAGACGTCGGCCACGAGGGAATCGGGCGCGGGCGAGGACTAG